The following coding sequences are from one Odontesthes bonariensis isolate fOdoBon6 chromosome 10, fOdoBon6.hap1, whole genome shotgun sequence window:
- the LOC142390076 gene encoding uncharacterized protein LOC142390076 — translation MTNIYKVYTATSDAKLIDKQDAYEGTMDSYSKGEKNKTSSEGDAHAATSGTEAIMNNCQTSCEASRSRLGTSVTSVITGAGVRDKNEMEVTTNGHHDSVLARNAFHENGYGSPPDKLMSDMNKDIRYYQYGHRERVENFETQVAVDSFLKDDGPKGERDTSHCEVWKIKDPSPMREKDCNKTGSAHSQVTKIVPLKPQRSKKSLNKENKDILFPQTQSQSDRSTSGAAGHEPMTKTFCESRRRLDDNAVLQSAVLYQQQTQLHQQIKNELFAQQELRDCRDTTRAGVLHENPFQIMSEFSSKFPTAPPRTLPLKTQWSRDRPSNMDSSHIHYRTQETAKRKQAVNHLPSTCLCIIGK, via the exons ATGACAAACATCTACAAAGTTTACACA GCAACCAGTGATGCCAAATTGATTGACAAGCAGGATGCTTATGAGGGAACAATGGATTCTTACTCTAAAGGAGAAAAGAATAAGACCTCTTCAGAGGGTGATGCACATGCAGCCACATCTGGGACTGAAGCAATTATGAATAATTGCCAAACATCATGCGAAGCTTCGAGAAGTAGACTtggaacatctgtaacatctgtaatTACTGGAGCTGGAGTGAGGGATAAGAACGAGATGGAGGTTACAACTAATGGGCATCATGATTCTGTATTAGCAAGGAATGCATTTCATGAAAATGGATATGGCTCACCACCTGACAAACTGATGAGTGACATGAACAAAGATATAAGGTACTATCAGTATGGGCATAGAGAGAGAGTCGAGAACTTTGAAACTCAAGTGGCTGTGGATTCTTTCCTTAAGGATGACGGGCCCAAAGGTGAGAGGGATACAAGCCATTGTGAGGTTTGGAAAATTAAAGACCCAAGCCCCATGAGAGAGAAGGATTGCAACAAAACTGGGAGCGCGCATTCACAAGTCACCAAAATAGTTCCTCTAAAGCCACAGAGATCAAAGAAATCTTTGAATAAGGAGAACAAAGATATTTTATTTCCTCAGACTCAAAGCCAGTCTGACAGAAGCACCTCTGGTGCAGCTGGCCATGAGCCAATGACAAAAACATTCTGTGAATCAAGAAGAAGACTGGATGATAATGCTGTACTGCAATCTGCAGTGTTGTATCAGCAGCAAACACAACTTCACCAACAGATTAAGAATGAGTTATTCGCACAGCAAGAGCTCAGAGACTGCAGGGATACAACACGAGCAGGCGTTCTACATGAAAATCCTTTTCAGATTATGTCAGAGTTTAGCTCAAAGTTTCCAACAGCTCCCCCTCGCACTCTCCCTCTGAAAACACAATGGTCCCGAGACAGGCCAAGCAACATGGACAGTAGCCACATCCACTACAGGACTCAAGAAACAGCCAAGAGGAAGCAAGCGGTAAACCATCTGCCCTCAACCTGTTTGTGCATCATCGGAAAGTAA